A single window of Dermacentor albipictus isolate Rhodes 1998 colony chromosome 1, USDA_Dalb.pri_finalv2, whole genome shotgun sequence DNA harbors:
- the LOC135909644 gene encoding uncharacterized protein, with protein sequence MSREVELERPARAEQPRERVLQKPQPAASNGEAEEVVLEKEEQCVCQICTCGKHRCRSASTGSFANDAQESLQQRARTSCEKEAGRRQWEVSPDTVLQISKSYRSIERQDDASETTTVSEQRISKHERASESKVFHADAIAMGGTGLGHEGRAQTNGAVVDGLSYQQAVMHEDVAATHLVQGSEFEAHEAEERIKVENRHCHHTHHHHDHHDHHDLHSLSGRADGGQVQGRVSSLYRPRTSLRLEGPGEYITTSSDYFSTIDQNLVSRAEQYRLERQDVAAATAAPTAATAAANTAANTAANTAASTAATTAATARSGSRHYPLTRPQTSLRTGGKTHYSTTTGEDFKHREQTELVTRRLRPRKFDDPSYDSLHADVETDVKKRRTEMEAEDQASVDLVQEEREGKAMHEAAYGHQFREDTGRAATQEVFHGRQFRGGEVVSTEARALGEAHLEERHDHRAASTYEEARDEFEAPHYQDAERSRPVDRPLTMANAEAYYRPEMSIPFYPKDNLAVSSGQMDLRTTNELEFCKKKMDRVRPVKPKSLSKLFGSNGSSSEGDPQAAASRHRKEHSVGKSSTMDQKDSVKQLHAAGLSSNYEDAKMHMGANNVLIKRKSRGQRKAHFEEDSVKWEGPGTYSTTTKDSYKKPESTHAKVALCRRPQSHDVFHRFTQTGDELRRIKGKKKDADGITMFGRKDSAELIAEIQGLLGESENRGAKNKAIKQDASARKRVGAVSMSKKERAVQAVQTDSCQESRQGVHEHQRGQDKVKSAKKHGHQKAHFAGQESIIANGESTAALKKMSAETSGEQRKTEMRVREVSAGQQEYLESTATAKKFETVRQVRAKTEHDVHRSEEVIVEGNEAQGYFGEGALSSEAQLQAQKSADTPVASTPQASRVCPHVNSASRERLRFSTTTSDSFKDVSEKIQPAKPFYPKPNLAPEGSMSFETVHHGEFTPKTVAEVPTPVRPVSTLKLSDDTSYVIRNEDKIGYSKMAPFVGETRYSVRKPESTLVLGQDSADYKTTSQLEYKEHEAHEREDIYKKAVKVRRDRHRTYTRGQHAVAAGSTTGGAQQQRRRTSSGIEEVTTTSREAFKPVTVERPQPYRPQSCLKVRSAEDSYAEISTTMRDTFRRVTPTARVKPIKREASLKKLGDDTDYTPRKTTTGEAYSEVKMPPKPVPYRPTDNLKVTGGMTFSTTTQESYASRSSLQRNATEFVERAKPIKRDAVAKDIIFPVDSSGTLVQGGADYCSICKAEESAGVLRSLENTSSYARISKAPRERPRTHQKVGGGAFEHTTTSMAEYQDPRTQSWKQRPMATGRLVRTASAECPAAFLNTDRSEYVFKEVVGSHKFYLPAVQ encoded by the exons GAAACACCGCTGTCGTTCTGCCTCAACCGGCTCCTTCGCTAACGATGCACAGGAGAGTCTGCAACAAAGAGCACGCACAAGCT GTGAAAAAGAAGCCGGAAGGAGGCAGTGGGAAGTATCACCCGACACGGTACTCCAGATTTCGAAATCCTATCGCAGCATCGAGCGTCAAGATGACGCAAGCGAAACGACGACCGTCTCCGAACAGAGAATCTCAAAGCACGAGCGCGCATCCGAAAGCAAAGTCTTCCACGCAGACGCGATCGCGATGGGAGGAACGGGTCTCGGTCACGAAGGCAGAGCCCAGACTAACGGTGCAGTCGTGGACGGGCTCTCGTACCAACAGGCAGTTATGCACGAAGACGTTGCGGCCACCCACCTCGTCCAAGGTTCCGAATTTGAAGCTCATGAAGCGGAGGAGCGTATAAAAGTGGAGAACCGTCACTGCCATCACACCCACCATCACCACGACCACCACGACCACCACGACCTGCACAGCTTATCGGGGAGGGCGGATGGCGGCCAGGTTCAAGGCAGAGTATCGTCGCTGTACCGTCCAAGAACGTCGCTGAGGCTCGAGGGTCCGGGCGAATACATTACGACCAGTTCTGACTACTTCTCGACGATCGACCAGAACCTAGTCTCGAGAGCAGAACAGTACCGCTTGGAGCGGCAGGATGTTGCTGCTGCTACGGCTGCTCCTACTGCTGCAACTGCTGCCGCTAATACTGCCGCTAATACTGCCGCTAATACTGCCGCTAGTACTGCCGccactactgctgctactgccAGATCCGGTTCGCGACACTATCCGCTGACTCGACCGCAGACCAGCTTGAGGACTGGCGGCAAGACACACTACTCTACCACTACTGGCGAAGATTTCAAGCACCGGGAACAAACTGAGTTGGTCACGAGGAGGCTGCGACCACGAAAGTTCGACGATCCATCTTACGACAGCTTGCACGCGGACGTCGAAACTGACGTCAAGAAGAGGCGCACCGAAATGGAAGCCGAGGACCAAGCGTCAGTGGATCTCGTCCAAGAGGAACGAGAAGGAAAAGCTATGCATGAAGCCGCTTATGGCCACCAGTTCCGAGAAGACACGGGAAGAGCAGCCACACAGGAAGTCTTTCACGGCCGCCAATTTAGAGGGGGAGAAGTAGTTTCGACGGAAGCGCGTGCATTGGGAGAAGCGCACCTCGAAGAACGTCACGATCATCGGGCAGCATCAACATATGAGGAAGCGCGTGACGAATTCGAGGCCCCTCATTATCAAGACGCGGAGAGATCGAGGCCAGTCGACCGGCCATTGACAATGGCGAACGCGGAGGCGTACTATCGTCCTGAAATGTCCATCCCGTTCTACCCCAAAGACAATCTCGCGGTGTCGTCGGGTCAGATGGATTTGCGCACGACAAACGAGCTAGAATTCTGCAAGAAAAAGATGGACCGAGTCAGGCCTGTCAAGCCCAAGTCCCTGTCGAAGTTGTTTGGCAGCAACGGAAGCTCGTCTGAAGGAGATCCCCAAGCGGCAGCCTCACGCCACCGCAAGGAGCACAGTGTTGGAAAAAGCTCGACAATGGATCAGAAGGACAGTGTGAAACAGTTACATGCAGCCGGGCTTAGCTCCAATTATGAAGACGCTAAGATGCACATGGGTGCTAACAATGTACTCATAAAGCGAAAGTCCAGGGGTCAAAGAAAAGCCCACTTTGAAGAAGATAGCGTAAAGTGGGAAGGTCCCGGCACATACTCAACCACGACGAAAGACTCGTACAAGAAGCCTGAAAGCACGCATGCAAAGGTCGCTCTGTGCAGGCGGCCTCAGAGTCACGACGTCTTCCACAGGTTTACGCAAACTGGAGATGAGTTACGAAGAATTAAGGGGAAGAAGAAAGACGCCGATGGAATTACCATGTTTGGTCGAAAGGATTCCGCAGAGCTGATTGCCGAAATACAGGGTCTTTTAGGTGAAAGCGAAAACAGGGGCGCTAAAAACAAAGCAATCAAACAAGACGCGTCTGCACGCAAAAGGGTTGGTGCGGTGTCGATGTCAAAAAAAGAACGCGCTGTGCAAGCAGTGCAAACAGACAGTTGCCAGGAATCGCGGCAAGGAGTGCACgagcatcaaagagggcaggatAAGGTTAAAAGCGCTAAGAAGCATGGACATCAAAAAGCCCATTTTGCTGGACAGGAATCCATCATTGCGAATGGAGAAAGTACAGCGGCACTCAAGAAAATGAGCGCAGAAACTTCAGGGGAACAGCGCAAAACTGAAATGCGGGTCAGAGAAGTTAGCGCTGGACAGCAAGAATATCTTGAGTCTACTGCGACAGCGAAGAAGTTTGAGACCGTGCGTCAAGTACGAGCGAAGACAGAACACGACGTTCATAGGAGTGAAGAGGTCATTGTGGAAGGTAACGAAGCACAGGGCTACTTTGGTGAGGGTGCCTTGAGTTCTGAAGCTCAGCTGCAGGCCCAGAAAAGTGCCGATACGCCCGTAGCGTCTACGCCGCAGGCTTCGCGTGTCTGTCCGCATGTGAACAGTGCAAGCCGTGAGAGGCTTCGCTTCTCTACGACTACATCGGACAGCTTCAAAGATGTTAGCGAAAAGATACAGCCCGCAAAGCCTTTTTATCCTAAGCCAAATCTCGCGCCCGAAGGAAGCATGAGCTTTGAAACAGTCCACCACGGAGAGTTCACTCCCAAGACAGTCGCGGAAGTGCCGACGCCGGTCAGGCCTGTGTCGACGCTCAAGCTGAGCGATGACACCTCCTACGTGATCAGGAATGAAGACAAAATTGGCTACTCCAAGATGGCTCCTTTCGTTGGCGAAACAAGGTACTCCGTGAGAAAACCGGAGTCCACTCTAGTACTCGGACAGGATTCCGCAGACTACAAAACGACTTCGCAGCTCGAGTACAAGGAGCACGAGGCCCACGAACGGGAGGACATCTACAAGAAGGCTGTTAAGGTTAGGCGGGACAGACACAGGACGTACACGCGGGGGCAGCACGCCGTAGCTGCCGGGTCGACAACAGGCGGGGCACAGCAACAACGCCGTCGTACTTCCTCGGGCATCGAGGAAGTGACGACGACGTCCCGGGAAGCATTCAAGCCAGTGACAGTTGAGCGGCCCCAGCCGTATAGGCcgcagagctgcctcaaggtgCGGAGCGCGGAAGACTCTTACGCCGAAATCTCGACGACGATGAGAGACACGTTTAGGCGCGTCACGCCCACGGCAAGAGTCAAACCCATCAAGCGCGAGGCATCTCTGAAGAAGCTCGGCGACGACACCGACTACACACCCCGAAAGACGACTACCGGTGAGGCCTACAGCGAAGTCAAGATGCCGCCGAAACCCGTGCCTTATCGCCCCACGGACAACTTGAAGGTGACCGGAGGGATGACGTTCTCGACTACGACTCAGGAATCGTACGCCTCGCGGTCGAGCCTGCAGCGCAACGCTACCGAGTTCGTCGAACGCGCCAAGCCGATCAAGAGAGACGCAGTTGCCAAGGACATCATCTTTCCGGTTGACTCTTCGGGCACACTCGTCCAAGGAGGCGCGGACTACTGCTCGATTTGCAAGGCTGAAGAGTCGGCGGGTGTGCTGCGGTCTCTCGAGAACACGAGTTCCTACGCGCGCATCAGCAAAGCACCGCGCGAGAGACCACGAACGCACCAGAAAGTGGGAGGAGGCGCGTTCGAACACACGACCACGTCCATGGCTGAGTACCAGGACCCGAGGACTCAGTCATGGAAGCAGCGCCCCATGGCTACTGGACGCCTGGTGCGAACTGCGAGCGCCGAATGCCCGGCCGCGTTCCTGAACACGGACAGGTCGGAGTACGTCTTCAAGGAGGTCGTCGGCAGTCACAAGTTCTACCTTCCTGCTGTGCAGTGA